Proteins from a single region of Trichoderma asperellum chromosome 3, complete sequence:
- a CDS encoding uncharacterized protein (BUSCO:EOG092D0XC3): MNGSLADPSTSSLDAIDYDPIDHLNLLFSHPSAVSSISQVSQALRYRQDELSYEINALESAQAYEPDSSLERMRSAQTELAQLFRKIETVRSRAIETEQNITSMTADIKRLDGTKKNLTLSMTALKRLQMLTTAYEQLRGLAKTRQYRECAGLLQAVLQLMKHFNSYRSIEQIATLSREVSELQRELLEQVCEDFEMAFTKGEVSAKKNTLVEACLVMDALGESAKARLVSWYINTELREYRQVFRGNDEAGNLDNIGRRYAWFKRMMKTHEDDHAAIFPTYWRVNETLATAFCDGTRDDFKGILERSMRRPDGNKIDVNLLLSCLQETLNFEQSLEKHFSNDPRASIDTLSSTEEKSHNFNGLISVAFEPYLSLWVESQDKQLAAMIPKYRTQPLIPPEEEFTPQTVIPSALELFHFYKLTLSQCAKLSTSDRLLDLSKTFAKYLDEYAQQVLLRKLQSSGQKSPSMQDAVLVLNTADFWHINTNQLEENIKKRIDPELVSKVDLSSQSDAFLGVASAAVLALVHIVELDCEGVWREMKNTNWSTMDSAGDQSSWVGELVNHVNSKTEEILGIVTKQQYARAFCDNLVDHLATAFINNIVQCRPISEVGAQQMLVDKYALTKSFENLLSYHNPSPAQQTPSATFVRRVEQSMNRMDPLLKTLQVRQSPPEGLVQAYLIHIADRSDTNFKKILELKGVRKMDQIHLIELFGIHRDGSSNDKLAQNSPLLTPLMLTSSLSSAGGLGAINTASTSLGGSSARFDAGSLGEKLLSAARDISNTSQSGSDKATINENLRNFGKFFKRDISGLGLKFGMRDGVEDGHR; encoded by the exons ATGAATGGCTCTCTCGCAGATCCCTCTACATCAAGTCTAGACGCAA TCGACTATGACCCCATTGACCACCTCAACCTTTTGTTTTCGCACCCCTCGGCCGTGTCGTCGATAAGCCAGGTCTCACAAGCTCTCAGATACCGCCAGGATGAGCTCTCGTACGAAATCAACGCCCTCGAATCAGCCCAGGCCTACGAGCCTGACTCGAGCCTGGAGCGAATGCGGTCGGCGCAGACGGAGCTGGCGCAGCTCTTTCGCAAAATCGAGACGGTGCGGTCGCGAGCCATAGAGACGGAGCAGAACATCACATCCATGACTGCGGATATCAAGCGCCTGGACGGCACCAAAAAGAACCTGACGTTGAGCATGACGGCGCTGAAGCGCCTGCAGATGCTGACAACGGCGTATGAGCAGCTGAGGGGCCTTGCGAAGACGAGGCAATATCGGGAGTGTGCGGGCCTGTTACAAGCCGTGCTGCAGCTGATGAAGCATTTCAACAGCTACAGGAGCATAGAGCAGATCGCAACACTCAGCCGCGAGGTGTCGGAGCTGCAGAGGGAATTGCTGGAGCAGGTCTGCGAGGATTTCGAGATGGCATTCACAAAGGGAGAGGTCAGCGCCAAGAAAAACACCTTGGTGGAAGCATGCCTGGTCATGGACGCCTTGGGTGAGTCGGCCAAGGCCAGACTTGTCAGCTGGTACATCAACACGGAGCTGCGAGAGTACCGCCAGGTATTCCGGGGCAACGACGAGGCGGGAAATCTGGACAATATCGGACGGAGATATGCGTGGTTCAAGCGCATGATGAAGACACACGAGGATGACCATGCTGCCATATTCCCCACTTACTGGCGCGTCAATGAGACGCTTGCCACAGCGTTCTGCGACGGCACACGCGATGACTTCAAGGGTATCTTGGAGCGTAGTATGCGGCGCCCGGATGGCAACAAGATTGATGTCAACCTGCTTCTCAGCTGTCTACAAGAGACTCTGAATTTCGAACAAAGCTTGGAGAAGCATTTTTCAAACGACCCAAGAGCCAGCATCGACACGTTGAGCTCTACAGAAGAGAAGTCGCACAACTTCAACGGCCTCATATCGGTGGCCTTTGAGCCATACCTGAGCCTGTGGGTAGAGTCGCAGGATAAACAGCTCGCGGCCATGATACCAAAGTACCGCACGCAGCCTCTCATTCCTCCAGAAGAAGAGTTCACGCCGCAGACAGTCATTCCCTCAGCTCTGGAGCTTTTCCATTTCTACAAGTTGACCTTGTCCCAGTGCGCGAAACTGTCTACGAGCGATCGCCTGTTGGATCTTTCAAAGACGTTTGCCAAATACTTGGATGAGTATGCTCAGCAGGTGTTACTGCGGAAATTACAGTCGAGCGGACAGAAGAGCCCCTCGATGCAAGATGCCGTTTTGGTTCTGAACACAGCGGACTTTTGGCACATCAACACAAACCAATTGGAAGAGAATATCAAGAAGCGCATTGACCCGGAGTTGGTGTCCAAGGTCGATTTATCATCCCAGTCTGATGCTTTCTTAGGCGTAGCAAGCGCTGCCGTGCTAGCTCTGGTGCACATTGTTGAGCTGGACTGCGAGGGTGTCTGGCGAGAGATGAAAAATACGAACTGGAGCACAATGGATAGCGCGGGCGACCAGAGCTCCTGGGTGGGCGAGCTTGTCAATCATGTCAACAGCAAGACGGAAGAGATTCTTGGTATTGTTACGAAGCAGCAATACGCGAGGGCATTCTGCGACAACCTCGTGGACCATCTAGCCACAGCCTTTATCAACAACATTGTCCAATGTCGGCCAATATCTGAGGTTGGAGCTCAGCAG ATGCTTGTTGACAAATACGCACTAACAAAATCCTTCGAAAATTTGCTTTCGTATCACAATCCATCACCAGCGCAACAAACACCCTCTGCCACTTTTGTGAGGAGAGTTGAGCAAAGCATGAACCGGATGGACCCTCTGCTCAAGACGTTGCAAGTTCGCCAGTCGCCACCAGAAGGTCTTGTACAGGCATATCTCATACACATAGCGGATCGCTCAGACACAAACTTCAAGAAGATCCTGGAGCTCAAGGGCGTGCGAAAGATGGATCAGATTCACCTAATTGAGCTATTTGGAATACACCGTGACGGCAGTTCAAACGATAAGCTCGCTCAGAACTCTCCGCTTTTGACACCTCTGATGTTGACATCCAGTCTCAGCAGTGCTGGCGGCTTGGGTGCAATTAACACAGCCTCTACTTCGCTTGGAGGCAGCTCAGCGAGATTCGACGCAGGGTCACtgggcgagaagctgctcagcGCGGCGAGGGACATTAGCAACACAAGTCAGAGCGGCTCAGACAAGGCCACAATCAATGAGAATTTGAGGAACTTTGGGAAGTTCTTCAAGCGAGATATAAGTGGTCTTGGACTTAAATTTGGGATGCGCGATGGAGTTGAGGATGGGCATCGATAA
- a CDS encoding uncharacterized protein (BUSCO:EOG092D2RJR), which translates to MQYVRNLSDSVSTAWNSINPATLSGAIDVIVVERGDGTLACSPFHVRFGKFSLLRPYEKKVEFRVNGTKQHYSMKLGEGGEAFFVFETSDSIPESMQTSPLVSPASSPPFGPADSSSDMAEPDHLELDEESGKPRRPPPAVIQLQSDENGMITPLSSSPPLSSSHPGSTDWRGAFDRPHSDTILRKSARPHDDAISDNESPSESERSHSPPPLGPNEAIARARALSKGLSAVNIPTHITETGDLMLDMTGFKSNEEDMLRAEVLARNILSEEMDGNYDIGALFGFDEEGNLWVYSSEDAKQAAMNKTIESSLQAHRHAVAADAVSDPGYQSDGSDLTSAPHVPSHRRSESDAGPGGMHTPPRTPTGSIQPTKSYAKTLRLTSDQLKDMNLKYGENSMSFTVNRATCSANLYLWKQETPVVISDIDGTITKSDALGHVLNMIGRDWTHSGIAKLYSDIALNGYNIMYLTSRSVGQSDSTRTYLNNIVQDGFKMPHGPTILSPDRTMAALRREVYLRKPHVFKMATLRDIRNLYGPDGGPFYAGFGNRLTDQISYRTVDVPRTRIFTINSNSEVSLDLLSLNKLKMTYVNINEVVDHYFPPVDTLVRGGGEEYTDFMYWRDDPLQMDDFSASDDDDEEDEDDQGSTYTDEEEEEDEEEVGEGLADSYLSHDEYDDDDDEVDEGRLMDSVMQSIETEDADDEENYEDDAEDEGAEASDDDEDETRVVEDVSAEIISGFDRGDIEQEQDLPVIEVPVEIRTPSIPS; encoded by the exons ATGCAGTACGTGCGAAACCTCAGCGACTCGGTTTCCACGGCCTGGAACTCCATCAATCCGGCAACGCTCAGCGGCGCTATTGACGTTATCGTCGTCGAGCGCGGCGATGGCACCTTGGCCTGCTCGCCCTTCCACGTTCGCTTCGGCAAGTTTTCGCTCTTGCGCCCATACGAGAAGAAGGTCGAGTTCAGGGTCAATGGCACCAAACAGCACTACTCCATGAAACTGGGCGAGGGCGGCGAGgccttcttcgtcttcgagACTTCTGATTCCATCCCGGAATCGATGCAGACCTCGCCGCTGGTCTCTCCGGCAAGCAGCCCGCCTTTTGGACCGGCAGATAGCTCTTCAGATATGGCTGAGCCAGACCATCTGGAGCTCGATGAGGAATCAGGAAAGCCTCGTAGACCACCCCCCGCCGTCATTCAGTTGCAGTCGGACGAAAATG GCATGATTACGCCCTTGTCGTCCTCCCCTCCGCTTTCAAGTTCACACCCTGGCTCTACAGACTGGCGCGGAGCCTTCGATCGACCTCACAGCGATACTATTCTACGAAAATCAGCTCGACCCCATGACGACGCCATTTCAGATAACGAGAGCCCATCAGAATCAGAGAGGTCACATAGCCCACCGCCTCTTGGCCCCAACGAAGCCATCGCGCGCGCCAGGGCGCTGTCCAAGGGGTTGTCTGCCGTCAACATTCCAACGCACATCACCGAGACAGGAGACCTCATGCTGGACATGACAGGTTTCAAGAGCAATGAAGAAGACATGCTTCGTGCCGAGGTGCTCGCACGTAACATTCTTTCAGAGGAGATGGACGGCAATTACGATATCGGAGCTCTGTTTGGCTTCGACGAAGAGGGAAACCTCTGGGTCTACAGTAGCGAAGACGCCAAGCAGGCTGCTATGAACAAGACCATTGAGTCGTCGCTACAGGCTCACCGTCACGCTGTTGCTGCCGACGCCGTATCAGATCCAGGCTACCAGAGTGATGGCAGCGATCTCACCTCTGCGCCACATGTGCCATCCCACCGCCGCTCAGAGTCTGATGCCGGTCCTGGCGGAATGCACACACCACCTCGCACTCCAACCGGCTCCATCCAGCCTACCAAGAGCTACGCCAAGACCCTTCGACTTACTAGCGATCAATTGAAGGATATGAACCTGAAATACGGTGAAAACTCAATGAGCTTCACAGTCAACCGGGCAACTTGCTCTGCCAATCTGTATCTCTGGAAACAAGAGACACCCGTGGTCATTTCAGACATTGATGGCACCATCACCAAGTCTGATGCTCTCGGCCATGTGCTGAATATGATTGGCCGAGACTGGACTCACTCCGGCATTGCAAAGCTCTATAGCGACATTGCTCTGAATGGATACAATATCATGTATCTGACCAGTCGCTCTGTCGGACAGTCCGACTCCACCCGGACTTATTTGAACAATATTGTTCAGGATGGCTTCAAAATGCCCCACGGCCCAACAATTTTGTCTCCCGATCGAACCATGGCAGCTCTGCGCCGTGAAGTGTACTTGCGAAAGCCTCACGTGTTCAAGATGGCAACCTTACGGGACATCCGAAATCTGTATGGGCCAGACGGTGGTCCTTTCTATGCCGGCTTTGGCAACCGTCTAACAGACCAAATCTCCTACCGAACGGTGGATGTGCCAAGAACCCGCATCTTCACCATCAACTCCAACTCGGAAGTATCACTTGACCTCCTGAGTCTTAACAAACTCAAGATGACCTATGTCAATATTAATGAGGTTGTGGACCACTACTTCCCCCCTGTCGATACCCTGGTCAGGGGTGGCGGGGAGGAGTACACCGACTTCATGTACTGGAGAGATGACCCTCTCCAGATGGACGACTTCTCGGCaagtgatgacgatgatgaagaggacgaggatgaccaGGGTAGCACCTAtaccgacgaagaagaggaagaagatgaggaagaggtgGGCGAAGGGCTTGCGGATAGCTACCTCTCGCACGATGAgtacgatgatgatgacgacgaagtcGATGAGGGCCGACTGATGGACTCTGTTATGCAGAGCATCGAGACTgaagatgctgatgatgaggaaaaCTACGAGGACGATGCAGAGGATGAAGGCGCCGAGGcttctgatgatgatgaggacgaaaCCCGGGTGGTGGAAGATGTCTCAGCCGAGATCATTTCTGGG TTTGATCGCGGAGACATCGAGCAGGAACAAGACCTGCCGGTTATTGAAGTACCCGTCGAGATCCGAACTCCCTCGATACCATCGTAA
- a CDS encoding uncharacterized protein (EggNog:ENOG41~SECRETED:SignalP(1-24)): MSWELPALTLLSLSAVGFWGLGSPQPFHRKAFYILVSASAVLVDPRQVIARMYTGAHEAFLDYQLDALLAQHFKMALTLGAVLWLLHRGWQTLWKPVPELINILGVDIPEPPDVSLAGIRSDAATLSWTRPTSNRPVQKYAIQVNGVHVGDSPGNEVAITVTGLKPNHYYNVRVVAVGPNNFQAGSALLRLRTFGKDGRPLLGNSRLPTNFTDPEQPRLNPGDDESDGSDDALFPMPSVEAAPVLNDSSANSREPNGTAPGQRRNTINRRHSPSVASLDQPHIKLPIFDGPEMSLDELNCKFEGIRKEIDDTLALYAKDEADSQQQEEELKGEKERKRQILKEKEEQTAQLKAMVRATMEQMRGAEKDRAKKEQQLRDKEAKKSKVRDNVSKLDTETLRMKRDREGFEAQKTALADKRDSDVRKLDEMNVDLLNKCAELEAELKDKGKQLQDLKAAREELPDAHDEQWKEEDFKLRRDWDARRKELHGRWAAESKGTYELDQQIHMLSKQLRMEQSNLEFLNQGVASTADFEMSPPPRPRRLSNANMSSPSPVMPSEPGYPPPAGFSNAGFGPALFMDMTATHGQGEPQTEAELREANGPLSPSAARSFLPSNIFDEMEEPDLKHGDDFLPESISQGDDEDVQSPASASPPFNIFASPHGSSQNLPFPQYSENDDRQPSSLTSPGIIHSATSPPATGHRLSNFLAVLRNRGPKPADDMGPALGSLKPGQSQSFPRGTDEQEVLENRRKINFSSWMNRNSTGPDNFTGTPFSSSRPFSVRRLIPFGNNSSGGVFGEGDVDGSRPASIASIDLPRPSTDSGSIWGVQGEQGGLLSTKNRLWSPDNRWPSRSGSRRPSIHGSPSILTTTLASAEDVILDEDDLLDPQTSPSQIGVIGSRPPTALKSLNQRLNPAAPTFFGYHPSESDADGSQSKDGSKDKAKGNRTKGKEPSTPSMELPHFLDDSPSDTRKSRDARSIHTQNSVAESHESLTLDATLSNTPSDLHSNADSAPKDADNVVMKLFRKGSSSKFGLSNRLGKDSGLFKKGPGSATHSDRNASVDHRSSIGDIDDLGEDASQLGRSYDSIGSSPSLGPAKSRDSKESRISAWRFMKKKGKDSGSKEKEGAEFDRNHEEE, from the exons ATGTCATGGGAGCTTCCAGCCCTGACGCTTCTCTCCCTCAGCGCTGTTGGCTTCTGGGGGCTCGGTAGTCCCCAGCCCTTCCATCGCAAAGCCTTCTATATCCTCGTCAGCGCCTCGGCTGTCCTGGTCGACCCTCGCCAGGTGATTGCGCGCATGTACACCGGCGCCCACGAGGCCTTTCTCGATTACCAGCTCGATGCCCTGCTTGCCCAACACTTCAAGATGGCCCTTACCCTTGGCGCCGTGCTCTG GCTGCTTCATCGCGGATGGCAAACTCTCTGGAAACCGGTACCCGaacttattaatattcttGGCGTCGATATACCTGAACCTCCTGATGTCAGCCTTGCTGGCATTCGATCCGATGCGGCCACCCTCAGTTGGACGCGCCCAACTAGCAATCGGCCCGTGCAGAAATATGCGATTCAAGTCAATGGAGTACATG TGGGCGATTCGCCAGGCAACGAGGTGGCAATTACGGTGACTGGGTTGAAACCTAACCACTATTACAACGTtcgtgttgttgctgttgggcCTAACAACTTCCAAGCCGGCAGTGCTCTTCTACGACTGCGAACCTTTGGCAAAGATGGGAGACCGCTATTGGGAAATTCACGACTCCCTACCAACTTTACGGATCCGGAACAACCCCGACTCAACcctggcgatgatgaaagCGATGGCTCCGACGATGCTTTGTTTCCTATGCCATCGGTCGAAGCTGCACCGGTCCTTAACGATAGCTCGGCAAATTCCCGCGAGCCTAATGGGACTGCGCCTGGACAGCGGCGAAATACAATCAATCGTCGCCACTCACCCTCCGTTGCGAGCCTAGATCAGCCCCATATTAAACTCCCGATTTTCGATGGCCCTGAAATGTCATTGGATGAATTGAATTGTAAATTCGAAGGGATCCGGAAGGAGATTGATGACACCCTGGCTCTTTATGCTAAAGATGAGGCGGATTCACAacagcaagaagaggagctgaaGGGGGAGAAAGAACGAAAGCGgcaaatattaaaagaaaaagaagagcagacGGCCCAGCTTAAGGCCATGGTGAGAGCTACTATGGAGCAGATGAGAGGAGCGGAAAAGGATCGAGCgaaaaaagagcagcaacTGCGAGATAAGGAAGCCAAGAAGTCCAAGGTGCGGGATAATGTCTCAAAACTTGACACTGAGACACTGCGTATGAAGCGAGATCGCGAAGGATTCGAGGCGCAAAAGACGGCCTTGGCAGACAAAAGGGATTCAGATGTGCGAAAACTGGACGAGATGAACGTTGACCTTCTGAATAAGTGCGCTGAACTTGAAGCGGAATTGAAGGATAAAGGAAAACAATTACAAGACCTCAAGGCGGCTCGAGAAGAGCTACCCGACGCCCACGACGAGCAGTGGAAAGAGGAAGACTTCAAACTGAGAAGAGACTGGGATGCCAGGAGGAAAGAACTGCACGGGCGATGGGCTGCAGAATCCAAGGGGACATATGAGCTGGACCAGCAGATTCATATGCTGTCTAAGCAGTTGAGGATGGAACAGTCCAATCTGGAATTTCTCAACCAGGGGGTTGCTTCCACCGCGGACTTTGAGATGTCTCCGCCGCCTCGGCCTAGGCGTCTGAGCAACGCGAACATGTCATCGCCAAGTCCGGTTATGCCCTCTGAGCCTGGATATCCCCCACCTGCTGGCTTTTCAAACGCTGGATTCGGCCCAGCCCTTTTCATGGATATGACAGCGACTCACGGCCAAGGCGAGCCCCAGACAGAGGCTGAGCTTAGAGAGGCAAATGGCCCCTTGAGCCCATCGGCGGCCCGCTCGTTTCTTCCTTCCAACATATttgatgagatggaagagccTGATCTCAAGCATGGAGATGATTTCCTGCCTGAGTCTATCTCCCAGggagatgacgaagatgtgCAGTCACCAGCTTCCGCTAGTCCGCCCTTCAACATATTTGCGAGCCCCCATGGATCTTCACAAAATCTGCCATTTCCGCAATACTCGGAAAACGACGACAGGCAACCATCATCTTTGACTTCACCGGGAATAATTCATTCGGCTACCTCACCCCCGGCCACTGGCCACAGGTTATCCAACTTTTTGGCTGTGCTGCGTAATAGAGGCCCCAAGCCTGCGGACGACATGGGTCCTGCGCTTGGCTCCCTAAAGCCAGGCCAGAGCCAATCCTTCCCTCGGGGAACAGATGAGCAGGAAGTGTTGGAAAACCGCCGCAAGATCAATTTTTCTTCATGGATGAATCGTAACTCGACTGGGCCAGACAACTTTACCGGAACACCCTTCTCATCAAGCCGACCTTTTTCGGTGCGTCGACTCATTCCATTCGGCAACAACTCAAGTGGTGGAGTATTCGGCGAAGGAGATGTCGATGGCTCCAGACCAGCATCTATTGCCTCTATCGACTTGCCGAGGCCATCAACTGACAGCGGTTCTATATGGGGAGTTCAGGGAGAGCAGGGAGGGTTATTGAGCACGAAAAATCGATTATGGTCTCCAGATAATCGATGGCCTTCCAGAAGTGGCTCCAGGCGTCCGTCTATCCACGGATCACCATCTATCCTGACTACCACCTTGGCCTCTGCCGAAGATGTGATATTGGACGAAGATGATCTACTTGATCCCCAGACCTCACCTAGCCAGATTGGAGTAATTGGCTCTCGCCCGCCGACCGCTTTAAAGTCTCTTAACCAACGTCTGAATCCTGCGGCCCCAACTTTCTTTGGATATCACCCCTCAGAATCTGACGCAGACGGGTCTCAGAGTAAAGACGGAAGTAAGGATAAAGCAAAAGGGAACAGGACGAAGGGCAAGGAACCTTCGACGCCGAGCATGGAGTTGCCCCATTTCTTGGACGATTCCCCCTCCGATACACGAAAGTCCCGAGACGCTCGTTCCATCCATACGCAGAATTCAGTTGCCGAATCTCACGAATCGTTAACGCTTGATGCGACACTATCCAACACACCATCTGACCTCCATTCTAACGCTGACTCGGCTCCCAAAGATGCAGATAATGTCGTCATGAAGCTGTTCCGCAAGGGAAGCTCTAGCAAGTTTGGCTTGTCAAATAGACTTGGCAAAGACTCTGGACTGTTTAAAAAGGGACCCGGCAGCGCAACCCATTCGGATAGAAATGCGTCTGTCGACCATCGCTCTAGTATTGGTGACATTGACGATCTAGGCGAGGATGCTTCCCAGCTCGGTCGTAGCTACGACAGCATAGGAAGCAGTCCTTCTCTAGGCCCTGCTAAGTCTAGGGATTCCAAAGAAAGCCGTATTAGTGCATGGCGTttcatgaagaagaagggcaaggacTCTGGTTCTAAGGAAAAGGAAGGTGCTGAATTCGATCGAAATCACGAGGAAGAATGA
- the CYS9 gene encoding Thioredoxin reductase, producing the protein MHSKVVVIGSGPAAHTAAIYLARAELKPVLYEGFMANGTAAGGQLTTTTEVENFPGFPKGIMGQELMDNMRAQSERFGTEIVTDTVTKLDLSKRPFTFSTEFNPDETHTADSVIIATGASARRLNLPGEDKYWQNGISACAVCDGAVPIFRNKPLFVIGGGDSAAEEATFLTKYGSHVTVLVRRDQLRASKAMATRLLKHPKVTVRFNSVATEVKGDDKGLMSHLVVKNVVTGEEETVEANGLFYAVGHDPATNLVKGQVDVDAEGYILTKPGTTETSIPGVFAAGDVQDKRYRQAITSAGTGCMAALEAEKYLTELE; encoded by the exons ATGCACAGCAAGGTTGTCG TCATTGGCTCTGGCCCCGCGGCCCATACCGCTGCCATCTACCTCGCCAGAGCAGAGTTGAAGC CCGTCCTCTACGAAGGCTTCATGGCCAACGGCACCGCCGCCGGCGGCCAGCTCACCACCACGACCGAAGTCGAAAACTTCCCCGGCTTCCCCAAGGGCATCATGGGCCAGGAGCTCATGGACAACATGCGCGCCCAGTCGGAGCGCTTCGGCACCGAAATCGTCACCGACACCGTCACCAAGCTGGACCTCTCCAAGCGCCCCTTCACCTTCAGCACCGAGTTCAACCCGGACGAGACCCATACGGCCGActccgtcatcatcgccacgGGCGCCTCGGCCAGGCGCCTGAACCTCCCCGGCGAGGACAAGTACTGGCAGAACGGCATCTCCGCCTGCGCCGTGTGCGACGGCGCCGTGCCCATCTTCCGCAACAAGCCGCTCTTCGTCATTGGCGGCGGTGACTCtgccgccgaggaggccaCGTTCCTGACAAAGTACGGCTCCCACGTCACCGTGCTGGTGCGCCGCGACCAGCTGCGCGCCAGCAAGGCCATGGCCACGCGCCTGCTCAAGCACCCCAAGGTCACCGTGCGCTTCAACTCCGTCGCCACAGAGGTCAAGGGCGACGACAAGGGCCTGATGAGCCACCTCGTCGTCAAGAACGTCGTCaccggcgaggaggagaCCGTCGAGGCCAACGGCCTCTTCTACGCCGTCGGCCACGACCCCGCCACCAACCTGGTCAAGGGCCAGGTCGACGTCGATGCCGAGGGCTACATCCTCACCAAGCCCGGCACCACCGAGACGAGCATCCCCGGCGTGTTTGCCGCTGGTGACGTCCAGGACAAGAGATACCGCCAGGCTATCACCAGTGCCGGTACTGGATGCATGGCTGCTTTGGAGGCAGAGAAGTACCTGACTGAGCTGGAGTAA
- a CDS encoding uncharacterized protein (BUSCO:EOG092D2A2K), translated as MEAVKNLLHNGTNGHANGHTEPSSEAVSQLKEKYTKADQGHVFTFYDSLSTAEKAAFFEQLSGFDPAYINQIADRALNPPQAEETATKLEPLPESACASILDSSPVDINKWYESGLDLIGSNQVAVVLMAGGQGTRLGSSAPKGCFDIGLPSHKPLFKIQAERIRKVEQLAAKKAGVDSVVVPWYVMTSGPTRKPTEEFFAENNFFGLKKENVKIFEQGVLPCISNEGKIILENKGKVAVAPDGNGGIYQALIVSGVLEDMRKRGIQHIHAYCVDNCLVKVADPVFIGFSASLNVDIATKVVRKRDATESVGLILSKNGKPDVVEYSEIDQETAEARDPSNPELLKYRAANIVNHYYSFSFLESIPLWAHKLPHHVARKKIPATDLESGELIKPAKPNGIKLEQFVFDCFPLLALDKFACMEVNRADEFSPLKNASGTGQDDPETSKADIMDQGLRWVQAAGATVLSEGGIEVSPLISYGGEGLEHLKGKTITAPAVLELE; from the exons ATGGAAGCCGTCAAGAATCTTCTGCACAATGGCACCAATGGCCACGCCAACGGCCACACCGAGCCTTCATCTGAGGCCGTTTCCCAGCTCAAGGAGAAGTACACAAAGGCCGACCAGGGCCATGTTTTCACCTTCTACGACTCCCTGAGCACTGCCGAGAAAGCTGCTTTCTTCGAGCAGCTCTCCGGCTTTGACCCAGCCTACATCAACCAGATCGCCGACCGAGCCCTGAACCCTCCCCAGGCCGAGGAGACTGCTACCAAGCTTGAGCCCCTCCCTGAGTCCGCCTGCGCCAGTATCCTGGACTCGAGCCCGGTCGACATCAACAAGTGGTATGAGTCCGGTCTTGACCTTATTGGCAGCAACCAGGTTGCTGTCGTGCTCATGGCCGGTGGCCAGGGAACCAGACTCGGAAGCTCTGCCCCCAAGGGCTGCTTCGATATTGGCCTGCCCTCACACAAGCCCCTCTTCAAGATTCAGGCCGAGCGTATCCGCAAGGTCGAACAGCTGGCTGCCAAGAAGGCTGGTGTTGACAGCGTCGTTGTCCCCTGGTACGTCATGACCAGTGGACCTACTCGCAAGCCCACCGAGGAGTTTTTCGCCGAGAACAACTTCTTTGGcctgaagaaggagaatgtCAAGATCTTTGAGCAGGGTGTTCTGCCTTGCATCTCTAACGAGGGCAAGATCATTCTGGAGAACAAGGGCAAGGTTGCCGTCGCCCCTGATGGCAATGGTGGCATCTACCAGGCTCTCATCGTCTCTGGAGTTCTAGAGGATATGCGCAAGCGCGGTATCCAGCACATCCACGCCTACTGCGTCGACAACTGCCTTGTCAAGGTCGCCGACCCCGTCTTTATCGGTTTCTCCGCATCTCTCAACGTCGACATTGCTACCAAGGTCGTGCGAAAGCGTGATGCCACCGAGTCTGTCGGCCTGATCCTTAGCAAGAACGGCAAGCCTGATGTTGTGGAGTACTCCGAGATTGACCAGGAGACTGCTGAGGCTCGCGACCCCAGCAACCCCGAACTCCTCAAGTACCGTGCTGCCAACATTGTTAACCACTACTACTCCTTCAGCTTCCTGGAGAGCATCCCTCTGTGGGCTCACAAGCTGCCCCACCACGTCGCCCGCAAGAAGATCCCTGCCACCGATCTTGAGTCTGGAGAGCTGATTAAGCCTGCCAAGCCCAACGGCATCAAGCTTGAGCAGTTTGTCTTTGACTGCTTCCCTCTCCTTGCTCTTGACAAGTTTGCCTGCATGGAGGTGAACCGTGCCGATGAGTTTTCTCCTCTCAAGAACGCTAGCGGCACCGGCCAGGACGACCCCGAGACCAGCAAGGCTGACATCATGGACCAAGGCCTTCGATGGGTCCAAGCCGCCGGTGCCACGGTCCTCTCAGAAGGAGGTATCGAGGTCTCTCCCCTCATCAGCTAC GGTGGTGAGGGATTGGAGCATCTCAAAGGCAAGACCATCACAGCCCCCGctgtgctggagctggagtaa